One genomic window of Mycteria americana isolate JAX WOST 10 ecotype Jacksonville Zoo and Gardens chromosome Z, USCA_MyAme_1.0, whole genome shotgun sequence includes the following:
- the GCNT4 gene encoding beta-1,3-galactosyl-O-glycosyl-glycoprotein beta-1,6-N-acetylglucosaminyltransferase 4 isoform X1 has protein sequence MKRRKCPSKCPARRKILILCVTGWLIALLKLLHVERHFFPSKGIYFVEHFLSTSPYVRNRYSYLRNEFQYEINCSSIYEQDPHEIGKSLEIRRKEIIDLADEDVVAMTSDCHVYRSLRKYHLKPVSPEEESFPIAYSLVVHKDAVMVERLIHSLYSHQNIYCIHYDQKAAKSFKSAMNNLAKCFHNIFIASKLEIVDYAHISRLQADFNCLSDLMDSSVPWKYVINLCGQDFPLRSNFELVAELKKLGGGNMLETIKPSSSKRERFTYHYELMKVPYEYMQMPVKTNISKNPPPHNIEVFAGSAYFVLSRAFIQYTLESPLAKDFFEWSRDTYSPDEHFWATLVRVPGVPGEVPRSAQDITDLQSKTRLVKWNYLEDHLYPPCTGTHLRSVCIYGAAELRWLLNYGHWFANKFDSKVDPVLVKCLAEKLAKQQKEYETKTSVPATSGRLEVPSSWTKPRDQHDTK, from the exons atgaAGAGACGCAAGTGTCCCTCCAAATGTCCCGCACGAAGGAAGATCCTGATCCTGTGTGTTACGGGGTGGCTGATCGCACTGCTGAAGCTCCTCCATGTCGAAAGACACTTTTTTCCCTCTAAGGGCATTTATTTCGTTGAGCACTTCTTGAGCACTTCTCCTTATGTTAGAAACAGGTATTCTTACCTTAGAAATGAGTTCCAGTATGAAATTAATTGTTCATCTATATATGAACAAGACCCCCATGAAATCGGCAAGAGTTTAGagataagaagaaaagaaataattgatttaGCTGATGAAGATGTCGTAGCGATGACGAGCGATTGCCACGTGTATCGTTCACTTAGGAAATACCACCTAAAACCTGTTTCTCCAGAGGAGGAGAGTTTTCCAATTGCCTATTCTTTGGTTGTTCACAAAGATGCGGTAATGGTAGAAAGGCTCATACATTCACTGTACAGTCATCAAAATATTTACTGCATCCATTATgaccaaaaagcagcaaaaagtttCAAATCTGCTATGAACAATCTAGCTAAATGTTTCCACAATATTTTCATTGCGTCAAAATTGGAGATAGTGGACTATGCACATATTTCACGGCTGCAAGCAGATTTCAATTGTTTGTCTGATTTGATGGACTCTTCAGTTCCCTGGAAGTACGTTATTAATTTGTGTGGCCAAGATTTCCCTTTGAGGTCAAATTTTGAGTTGGTCGCTGAACTGAAGAAACTTGGTGGAGGAAACATGCTGGAAACTATAAAGCCAAGCAGTAGCAAAAGAGAACGATTTACTTATCACTATGAACTTATGAAAGTGCCTTATGAATATATGCAGATGCCTGTAAAAACCAACATTTCCAAGAATCCGCCACCTCATAATATCGAGGTATTTGCAGGCAGTGCCTATTTTGTTTTAAGCAGAGCATTTATTCAATATACCCTTGAAAGCCCTCTTGCAAAAGATTTTTTCGAGTGGTCAAGGGATACATACTCTCCGGATGAACATTTCTGGGCCACTCTTGTACGTGTTcctggggtccctggggaagTTCCAAGGTCGGCCCAGGACATAACAGACCTACAAAGCAAAACTCGTCTGGTGAAGTGGAATTATCTTGAAGACCATTTATATCCTCCCTGCACTGGTACCCACCTTCGCAGTGTCTGCATCTATGGGGCCGCAGAATTAAGATGGCTTCTGAATTACGGGCACTGGTTTGCCAACAAGTTTGACTCCAAAGTAGACCCTGTCCTGGTAAAATGCTTGGCAGAAAAACTggcaaaacaacagaaaga gtaTGAAACAAAGACCTCTGTACCTGCTACCTCAGGAAGACTGGAAGTGCCCAGCTCATGGACAAAACCAAGAGATCAGCATGACACCAAATGA
- the GCNT4 gene encoding beta-1,3-galactosyl-O-glycosyl-glycoprotein beta-1,6-N-acetylglucosaminyltransferase 4 isoform X2, translating into MKRRKCPSKCPARRKILILCVTGWLIALLKLLHVERHFFPSKGIYFVEHFLSTSPYVRNRYSYLRNEFQYEINCSSIYEQDPHEIGKSLEIRRKEIIDLADEDVVAMTSDCHVYRSLRKYHLKPVSPEEESFPIAYSLVVHKDAVMVERLIHSLYSHQNIYCIHYDQKAAKSFKSAMNNLAKCFHNIFIASKLEIVDYAHISRLQADFNCLSDLMDSSVPWKYVINLCGQDFPLRSNFELVAELKKLGGGNMLETIKPSSSKRERFTYHYELMKVPYEYMQMPVKTNISKNPPPHNIEVFAGSAYFVLSRAFIQYTLESPLAKDFFEWSRDTYSPDEHFWATLVRVPGVPGEVPRSAQDITDLQSKTRLVKWNYLEDHLYPPCTGTHLRSVCIYGAAELRWLLNYGHWFANKFDSKVDPVLVKCLAEKLAKQQKEWVYLSSDKYFLHINSMNASL; encoded by the coding sequence atgaAGAGACGCAAGTGTCCCTCCAAATGTCCCGCACGAAGGAAGATCCTGATCCTGTGTGTTACGGGGTGGCTGATCGCACTGCTGAAGCTCCTCCATGTCGAAAGACACTTTTTTCCCTCTAAGGGCATTTATTTCGTTGAGCACTTCTTGAGCACTTCTCCTTATGTTAGAAACAGGTATTCTTACCTTAGAAATGAGTTCCAGTATGAAATTAATTGTTCATCTATATATGAACAAGACCCCCATGAAATCGGCAAGAGTTTAGagataagaagaaaagaaataattgatttaGCTGATGAAGATGTCGTAGCGATGACGAGCGATTGCCACGTGTATCGTTCACTTAGGAAATACCACCTAAAACCTGTTTCTCCAGAGGAGGAGAGTTTTCCAATTGCCTATTCTTTGGTTGTTCACAAAGATGCGGTAATGGTAGAAAGGCTCATACATTCACTGTACAGTCATCAAAATATTTACTGCATCCATTATgaccaaaaagcagcaaaaagtttCAAATCTGCTATGAACAATCTAGCTAAATGTTTCCACAATATTTTCATTGCGTCAAAATTGGAGATAGTGGACTATGCACATATTTCACGGCTGCAAGCAGATTTCAATTGTTTGTCTGATTTGATGGACTCTTCAGTTCCCTGGAAGTACGTTATTAATTTGTGTGGCCAAGATTTCCCTTTGAGGTCAAATTTTGAGTTGGTCGCTGAACTGAAGAAACTTGGTGGAGGAAACATGCTGGAAACTATAAAGCCAAGCAGTAGCAAAAGAGAACGATTTACTTATCACTATGAACTTATGAAAGTGCCTTATGAATATATGCAGATGCCTGTAAAAACCAACATTTCCAAGAATCCGCCACCTCATAATATCGAGGTATTTGCAGGCAGTGCCTATTTTGTTTTAAGCAGAGCATTTATTCAATATACCCTTGAAAGCCCTCTTGCAAAAGATTTTTTCGAGTGGTCAAGGGATACATACTCTCCGGATGAACATTTCTGGGCCACTCTTGTACGTGTTcctggggtccctggggaagTTCCAAGGTCGGCCCAGGACATAACAGACCTACAAAGCAAAACTCGTCTGGTGAAGTGGAATTATCTTGAAGACCATTTATATCCTCCCTGCACTGGTACCCACCTTCGCAGTGTCTGCATCTATGGGGCCGCAGAATTAAGATGGCTTCTGAATTACGGGCACTGGTTTGCCAACAAGTTTGACTCCAAAGTAGACCCTGTCCTGGTAAAATGCTTGGCAGAAAAACTggcaaaacaacagaaagagtGGGTATATTTGTCCTCTGATAAATACTTTCTGCACATAAATTCTATGAATGCCTCGCTATAG